Proteins from one Impatiens glandulifera chromosome 2, dImpGla2.1, whole genome shotgun sequence genomic window:
- the LOC124925295 gene encoding uncharacterized protein LOC124925295, with product MTWKQNKDQENRKVIALGGKPAKQHRLPLSIARVAMKKHKERDQKMQLEMINFVIYFLATESNTWTIWSNNGSRKVQDKRKSGGDKILTQGYFKKGILDVKHMLNQHTVPRENDQNPGPLRKGKTNNNANNNNKNKGKKKHH from the exons ATGACATGGAAACAGAACAAGGATCAGGAGAATAGGAAAGTTATAGCTCTTGGTGGAAAG CCTGCCAAGCAACACAGGTTGCCACTTAGTATTGCAAGAGTAGCAATGAAGAAACACAAGGAAAGAGATCAGAAAATGCAACTAGAG atgataaattttgttatttattttcttgccaCAGAATCTAATACTTGGACGATTTGGAGCAATAATGGGTCTAGAAAAGTTCAAGATAAGCGCAAGTCTGGGGGAGACAAAATTCTGACACAAGGTTATTTCAAGAAGGGTATTCTGGACGTGAAGCACATGTTAAACCAACATACTGTTCCAAGAGAAAATGACCAAAACCCAGGTCCACTCAGGAAAGGAAAGACAAACAACAAtgccaataataataataagaacaaAGGCAAGAAAAAGCACCACTAA
- the LOC124923927 gene encoding tetratricopeptide repeat protein 38-like produces the protein MGGLKLDKWGYEVNTSSDACIDTINSYYLQVLSYGRDRSVILEASRHDPNCVLANILSAHFLCSSNPSLTSSHLKAAKSQLVEATAYEKAVYDTIIYLISDDRDDDTAVALHLKFIKDFPKDLISLKRVQIICFYMGRPDLSLDLVQQVLLENQQENYIYGMLAFPLLELGRMEEAEKAAIKGFDINKDDCWSQHALCHVLQHKCRFEEAVKFMEECSHSWNSLSSFMYTHNWWHVALCHLEGHSPIRDVREIYDRYIWKELERNDAMKAEVYLNALGLLLRVELRGKIDLFGDRLKILAGCVTDQSCWFLEWHLDVLILWALGCSGELSKAEDLLSGLRSKISRMSKKKKERMQSGLLLAEAVFEYGKGNYRQAANLLGPDFDAINYKIIGASDEQVDVFNEVWYFLMLNTGQASIATEAIKKRMKPRENVPFSWRLLERGYEMLGCRQEADAAREKANYLENAFFRK, from the exons ATGGGAGGATTGAAGCTGGATAAATGGGGATACGAAGTAAACACTTCTTCCGATGCTTGTATCGATACTATCAATTCATACTATCTTCAG GTTCTAAGCTACGGTAGAGATCGGTCAGTTATACTTGAAGCCTCAAGACATGATCCGAACTGCGTTTTGGCTAACATTTTGTCAGCTCATTTCCTCTGCTCCTCTAATCCATCTCTTACTTCATCACATCTTAAAGCTGCTAAATCCCAATTG GTAGAAGCCACTGCATATGAGAAAGCTGTCTACGATACCATCATTTACTTGATTTCTGACGACAGAGATGATGATACTGCTGTTGCCTTACACTTAAAG TTCATAAAGGATTTCCCCAAAGATCTTATATCCCTAAAAAGGGTTCAAATAATCTGCTTTTACATGGGTCGACCTGATCTCTCTTTGGATCTTGTCCAACAG GTTCTGCTTGAAAATCAACAAGAGAATTACATTTATGGCATGCTTGCCTTTCCTTTACTAGAGCTTGGCAGAATGGAAGAAGCAGAGAAAGCTGCAATAAAGGGATTCGATATCAACAAAGATGACTGTTGGTCGCAGCATGCT CTATGCCATGTCCTTCAGCATAAGTGTCGTTTTGAAGAAGCTGTGAAGTTTATGGAGGAATGCTCTCACTCATGGAATTCCTTGTCGTCTTTCAT GTATACCCATAATTGGTGGCATGTAGCCCTTTGTCACCTTGAAGGACATTCGCCGATAAGGGATGTGAGAGAGATATACGATCGTTATATCTGGAAAGAATTGGAAAGAAATGATGCTATGAAAGCCGAG GTCTATCTCAATGCCCTTGGTTTGCTTCTACGAGTAGAACTGCGAGGTAAAATCGATTTGTTTGGGGACCGTCTGAAAATTTTAGCAGGTTGTGTAACCGATCAA TCTTGCTGGTTTCTGGAGTGGCATTTGGATGTGTTGATATTATGGGCTTTGGGCTGTAGTGGAGAATTGAGTAAAGCAGAGGATTTGCTAAGTGGTTTGAGATCGAA AATTTCTAGGATGAgtaagaagaagaaagagagaatgCAAAGTGGATTGCTG CTTGCAGAAGCTGTCTTTGAGTATGGAAAAGGTAATTACAGGCAGGCGGCGAATTTGTTGGGGCCAGATTTTGATGCCATCAATTATAAG ATTATAGGGGCATCTGATGAACAAGTTGATGTATTCAATGAAGTTTGGTACTTTTTAATGTTGAATACTGGTCAGGCTTCTATAG CAACTGAAGCCATTAAGAAGCGAATGAAACCGAGGGAAAATGTTCCATTCTCGTGGCGCTTGctg GAAAGAGGCTATGAGATGCTTGGATGCAGACAAGAGGCTGATGCTGCAAGGGAGAAGGCCAATTATTTGGAGAATGCATTCTTCAGAAAGTAG